A part of Streptomyces sp. NBC_01497 genomic DNA contains:
- the mycP gene encoding type VII secretion-associated serine protease mycosin, producing the protein MEADQIWKITTGEGVTVAVIDSGVDKSLPDLQGQVLPGKDLSKQKGNEFNDIDGHGSSMADLIAGTGKRGPLNGSWGLAPGAKILPIRFPYADEEAAKGAETYSVSMAKAIRYAADSQAKIINISVADPYGESAGLDQAVKYALGKGKLIFAGVGNDGEKGNPVEYPAATPGVVGVGGLDRKAAQLPLSETGPQVDISAPAQDIARACPGGSQLCHGSGTSDATALTSASAALLWSKHPDWTNNQVLRVLLNTASGVAGGARHNESVGYGAVRPLVALKNPGDPGPADVYPLPDLAASEKKSASPSASAGAQPNSGSDSNKQSNAPSATAASDTGSGGSTGLWIGIGAAVVVVVAGATAFAVSRARRKAAVAGAPPQQPPYAYTTEPQPYYPPQAPGYPQQQPPQYPGQYSPPQGGGQKPPPPNGV; encoded by the coding sequence ATGGAGGCCGACCAGATCTGGAAGATCACTACCGGCGAGGGTGTAACGGTAGCGGTGATCGATTCGGGTGTCGATAAGTCGTTGCCTGATTTGCAGGGGCAGGTCCTTCCCGGGAAAGACCTGTCCAAGCAAAAAGGGAACGAGTTCAATGATATTGATGGCCACGGGTCCAGTATGGCTGACCTCATCGCGGGAACAGGAAAGCGCGGACCCTTGAATGGGTCTTGGGGCCTCGCGCCGGGCGCGAAGATTCTGCCGATTCGCTTCCCTTACGCTGATGAGGAAGCAGCAAAGGGCGCGGAAACCTATTCGGTAAGTATGGCGAAGGCCATCAGATATGCGGCTGACTCACAAGCCAAGATCATCAACATTTCCGTTGCCGATCCCTACGGGGAGAGTGCGGGCTTGGATCAAGCGGTGAAATATGCTCTTGGCAAGGGAAAGCTCATTTTTGCCGGTGTTGGAAATGATGGCGAAAAGGGAAACCCAGTAGAGTATCCGGCTGCGACTCCAGGTGTCGTTGGCGTGGGTGGCCTTGACCGTAAGGCGGCGCAACTCCCACTGTCGGAAACCGGTCCGCAAGTAGATATTTCTGCACCTGCTCAAGACATCGCAAGGGCATGCCCCGGCGGTAGCCAGCTTTGTCATGGCAGTGGAACGAGCGACGCAACTGCATTGACGTCGGCCTCTGCGGCTCTCCTCTGGTCCAAGCACCCCGACTGGACCAACAACCAGGTCCTGCGGGTTCTGCTGAATACGGCCAGCGGTGTCGCAGGCGGTGCTCGGCACAACGAGTCGGTGGGCTACGGCGCAGTCCGACCCCTGGTGGCCTTGAAGAACCCCGGCGACCCCGGCCCGGCGGACGTCTATCCGCTGCCCGATCTCGCTGCGTCGGAGAAGAAGTCTGCGTCCCCGTCCGCCTCGGCCGGCGCCCAGCCGAACAGTGGCAGCGACAGCAACAAGCAGAGCAATGCCCCCTCTGCGACCGCCGCGTCGGATACCGGCAGCGGCGGCAGCACGGGCCTGTGGATCGGGATCGGTGCGGCCGTCGTGGTCGTGGTGGCAGGTGCTACGGCGTTCGCCGTGTCCCGTGCCCGCCGTAAGGCCGCAGTCGCAGGCGCTCCGCCGCAGCAGCCTCCGTACGCGTACACGACCGAACCGCAGCCGTACTACCCGCCGCAGGCGCCGGGGTACCCGCAGCAGCAGCCTCCGCAGTATCCGGGTCAGTACTCACCGCCCCAGGGCGGGGGGCAGAAACCGCCCCCTCCGAACGGCGTTTGA
- the mycP gene encoding type VII secretion-associated serine protease mycosin, translating into MGALLFGTAAAPVQAADTVRGEQWHLDAMEADQIWKITTGKGMTVAVIDSGVDKSLPDLQGQVLPGKDFSKQKGDEYNDVDGHGSGMADLIAGTGKRGPVQGSWGLAPGAKILPIRFPYSDERLAKDGEPYSTSMAKAIRYAADSSARVISISVADAYGDGADLDAAVRYALGKNKLIFAGVGNDGDKGNPVEYPAGTPGVVGVGGLDRKASRLALSETGPQVDISAPAQDIIKACPGGSELCGGSGTSDATALTSASAALLWSKHPDWTNNQVLRVLLNTASGPISGPRHNEQIGYGAVRPLVALKNPGDPGPADVYPLPDLAASEKKSASPSASAGAQPNSGSDSSKQSNAPSATAASDSGSGGSTGLWIGIGVAVVVVVAGATAFAVSRARRKTAAVAPPSYAYTTQPQPSYPPQNLGYPSQNPGYPLQQPPRHPGQYPLPPSGGQSGPPAGGA; encoded by the coding sequence GTGGGTGCGCTGCTGTTCGGAACGGCAGCGGCGCCCGTGCAGGCTGCTGACACGGTCCGTGGGGAGCAATGGCATCTCGATGCCATGGAGGCCGACCAGATCTGGAAAATCACCACCGGTAAGGGCATGACGGTGGCGGTGATTGACTCTGGTGTGGACAAGTCGTTGCCGGATCTGCAGGGGCAAGTCCTTCCAGGGAAGGACTTCTCGAAGCAAAAGGGTGACGAGTACAACGACGTGGACGGTCACGGATCGGGAATGGCTGATCTGATCGCAGGAACCGGCAAGCGCGGTCCCGTTCAAGGGTCGTGGGGGCTGGCGCCCGGCGCCAAAATTCTGCCCATCCGTTTTCCTTATTCCGATGAGCGACTTGCGAAGGACGGAGAGCCGTACTCCACGAGTATGGCCAAGGCCATCAGGTATGCAGCAGACAGCTCGGCCCGGGTAATCAGCATTTCAGTGGCTGATGCCTACGGAGACGGCGCCGACCTGGATGCTGCTGTTCGGTATGCCCTTGGCAAGAACAAGCTCATCTTTGCGGGTGTTGGCAATGACGGTGACAAGGGGAATCCAGTCGAATACCCGGCTGGGACTCCCGGTGTCGTCGGTGTGGGCGGTCTAGATCGCAAGGCGTCCCGATTGGCCCTCTCGGAGACCGGGCCGCAGGTCGATATTTCGGCACCAGCGCAGGACATCATCAAAGCGTGTCCTGGTGGTTCCGAACTTTGCGGCGGCAGCGGCACGAGTGATGCCACGGCTCTCACCTCCGCGTCGGCAGCCCTCCTCTGGTCCAAGCACCCTGACTGGACCAACAACCAGGTTCTGCGCGTCCTGCTGAACACGGCGAGTGGCCCGATCAGCGGGCCTCGGCACAACGAGCAGATCGGGTACGGGGCCGTCCGTCCCCTGGTGGCGTTGAAGAACCCCGGCGACCCCGGCCCGGCGGACGTCTATCCGCTGCCCGATCTCGCCGCGTCGGAGAAGAAGTCCGCGTCCCCGTCCGCCTCGGCCGGCGCCCAGCCGAACAGCGGCAGTGACAGCAGCAAGCAGAGCAACGCCCCCTCCGCGACCGCCGCGTCGGATTCTGGTAGTGGCGGCAGCACGGGCCTGTGGATCGGGATCGGTGTGGCCGTCGTGGTCGTTGTGGCAGGCGCGACAGCGTTCGCCGTGTCCCGGGCTCGCCGTAAGACCGCAGCCGTGGCTCCGCCATCCTACGCGTACACGACGCAACCGCAGCCGTCCTACCCGCCGCAGAACCTCGGATATCCCTCGCAGAATCCGGGATATCCGCTGCAGCAACCTCCACGACACCCCGGGCAGTACCCGCTCCCGCCGAGTGGCGGGCAGAGCGGGCCCCCCGCCGGCGGGGCGTAA